The following coding sequences lie in one Lysobacter capsici genomic window:
- the ung gene encoding uracil-DNA glycosylase, which produces MSDGDRGIKLEPSWKQRVGDWFARDDMQALSAFLRERKAAGARIFPPGPQIFAAFDATPFEQVKVVILGQDPYHGYGQAHGLCFSVLPGVSVPPSLDNIFKEIHRDLGIARPDHGYLMPWAHRGVLLLNAVLTVEEGRAGAHQGKGWEGFTDHVVDVLNREREGLVFLLWGSYAQAKGKVIDPRRHRVLKAPHPSPLSAHRGFIGCGHFSAANEYLSKQGQPAIDWTLPPRSAL; this is translated from the coding sequence ATGAGCGACGGCGATCGCGGCATCAAACTCGAACCCTCGTGGAAGCAGCGCGTCGGCGACTGGTTCGCGCGCGACGACATGCAGGCGCTGTCGGCCTTCCTGCGCGAGCGCAAGGCCGCGGGCGCGCGGATCTTCCCGCCGGGGCCGCAGATCTTCGCCGCGTTCGACGCCACGCCGTTCGAGCAGGTGAAGGTGGTGATCCTCGGTCAGGACCCGTACCACGGTTACGGCCAGGCCCACGGCCTGTGCTTCTCGGTGCTGCCCGGCGTGTCGGTGCCGCCGTCGCTCGACAACATCTTCAAGGAAATCCACCGCGACCTCGGCATCGCCCGGCCCGATCACGGCTATCTGATGCCGTGGGCCCATCGCGGCGTGCTGTTGCTCAACGCGGTGCTGACGGTCGAGGAAGGCCGCGCCGGCGCGCACCAGGGCAAGGGCTGGGAAGGCTTCACCGATCACGTGGTCGACGTGCTCAATCGCGAACGCGAAGGGCTGGTGTTCCTGTTATGGGGCAGCTACGCCCAGGCCAAGGGCAAGGTCATCGACCCGCGCCGGCATCGGGTGCTCAAGGCGCCGCATCCCTCGCCGCTGTCGGCGCACCGCGGGTTCATCGGCTGCGGGCATTTCTCCGCCGCCAACGAGTACCTGTCCAAGCAGGGCCAGCCCGCGATCGACTGGACCCTGCCGCCGCGCAGCGCGCTATAG
- the rhlB gene encoding ATP-dependent RNA helicase RhlB — translation MSDKPLTDITFSSFDLHPTLLAGLEAAGFSRCTPIQALTLPLALTGRDVAGQAQTGTGKTLAFLVAVINRLLTSPALAERKPEDPRALILAPTRELAIQIHKDAVKFGSDLGLKFALVYGGVDYDKQREILQSGADVIIATPGRLIDYVKQHKVVSLHACEICVLDEADRMFDLGFIKDIRFLLRRMPIRTERQTLLFSATLSHRVLELAYEHMNEPEKLVVETEFITAAKVRQKVYFPSDEEKIPLLLGLLSRSEGARTMVFVNTKVWVERVARSLERGGYRVGVLSGDVPQKKRESLLNKFQKGQLEILVATDVAARGLHIDGVSHVYNYDLPFDAEDYVHRIGRTARLGAEGDAISFACERYAMSLPDIEAYIEQKLPTAPVDAELLVSLPRTPREVPAGEEGEENESIGAIFKEAREQRAADEERRGGGRSRSGSGGPGAGRGGRSEGRRDGAPPRRPRSEGGPARSADAKPVEGVPAQDGAPAAPRPPRKPRVEGAAVNPDAATANPTAAEGERAPRKRRRRRGGRRIEGAEGAQAPAAANAAAPTAKPVAANKPAAAKPAAASAPAASGDGKPSLLGRIGRKLKSLVARPPRTQH, via the coding sequence ATGAGCGACAAGCCTTTAACCGATATCACTTTCTCCTCGTTCGACCTGCACCCGACCCTGTTGGCCGGCCTCGAAGCCGCCGGGTTCTCGCGCTGCACGCCGATCCAGGCCCTGACCCTGCCGCTGGCGCTGACCGGGCGCGATGTCGCCGGCCAGGCGCAGACCGGCACCGGCAAGACGCTGGCGTTCCTGGTCGCGGTGATCAACCGCCTGCTGACCAGCCCGGCCCTGGCCGAGCGCAAGCCCGAGGACCCGCGCGCGCTGATCCTGGCGCCGACCCGCGAACTGGCGATCCAGATCCACAAGGACGCGGTCAAGTTCGGCTCCGACCTCGGCCTGAAATTCGCCCTGGTCTACGGCGGCGTGGACTACGACAAGCAGCGCGAAATCCTGCAAAGCGGCGCCGACGTCATCATCGCCACGCCGGGCCGCCTGATCGACTACGTCAAGCAGCACAAGGTCGTGTCGCTGCACGCCTGCGAGATCTGCGTGCTCGACGAAGCCGACCGCATGTTCGACCTGGGCTTCATCAAGGACATCCGCTTCCTGCTGCGGCGCATGCCGATCCGCACCGAGCGGCAGACCCTGCTGTTCTCGGCCACGCTGAGCCATCGCGTGCTGGAGCTGGCCTACGAGCACATGAACGAGCCCGAGAAGCTCGTGGTCGAGACCGAGTTCATCACCGCGGCCAAGGTCCGGCAGAAGGTGTACTTCCCGTCCGACGAGGAAAAGATCCCGCTGCTGCTGGGCCTGCTGTCGCGCAGCGAAGGCGCGCGCACCATGGTGTTCGTCAACACCAAGGTGTGGGTCGAGCGCGTGGCGCGTTCGCTGGAGCGCGGCGGTTATCGCGTCGGCGTGCTGTCGGGCGACGTGCCGCAGAAGAAGCGCGAATCGCTGCTCAACAAGTTCCAGAAGGGCCAGCTCGAAATCCTGGTCGCCACCGACGTGGCCGCGCGCGGCCTGCACATCGACGGCGTCAGTCATGTCTACAACTACGATCTGCCGTTCGACGCGGAAGATTACGTGCATCGCATCGGCCGCACCGCGCGCCTGGGCGCCGAGGGCGACGCGATCAGCTTCGCCTGCGAACGCTATGCGATGAGCCTGCCCGACATCGAGGCCTACATCGAGCAGAAGCTGCCGACCGCGCCGGTCGACGCCGAACTGCTGGTGTCGCTGCCGCGCACGCCGCGCGAAGTGCCGGCGGGCGAGGAAGGCGAGGAAAACGAAAGCATCGGCGCGATCTTCAAGGAAGCGCGCGAACAGCGCGCGGCCGATGAAGAACGCCGTGGCGGCGGCCGCAGCCGCAGCGGTTCGGGCGGTCCCGGCGCCGGCCGTGGCGGGCGCAGCGAAGGTCGCCGCGATGGCGCGCCGCCGCGGCGTCCGCGCAGCGAAGGCGGCCCGGCCAGGAGCGCCGACGCCAAGCCGGTCGAAGGCGTTCCCGCGCAAGACGGCGCGCCGGCCGCGCCGCGTCCGCCGCGCAAGCCGCGGGTCGAAGGTGCGGCGGTCAATCCCGATGCCGCAACCGCCAACCCCACTGCCGCCGAAGGCGAACGCGCGCCGCGCAAGCGTCGTCGCCGTCGTGGCGGTCGCCGGATCGAAGGCGCCGAAGGCGCGCAGGCACCCGCGGCCGCGAATGCGGCGGCGCCGACGGCCAAGCCGGTTGCCGCCAACAAGCCGGCCGCGGCCAAGCCTGCGGCGGCGTCGGCACCGGCGGCGTCGGGCGACGGCAAGCCGTCGTTGCTGGGCCGGATCGGTCGCAAGCTCAAGTCGCTGGTCGCGCGTCCGCCGCGTACGCAGCACTGA
- the rho gene encoding transcription termination factor Rho produces MRKPRASKTADAAPAVVSDASPLIPAKPAPVAPAPVVPAPAKPAPAAPAPAAAAPESSSAPVAPKAPAPAAHAGGDSAPAASGASDSSASHGQDGNGGQQGQNQQGQQRDGAYDANRGGNNRRDRFRNRRDRDRNGGGGGGGGGGNNRPQQRGGNDDFDNGENFVPRPHPQVPEGFPQYSLGDLKRMPAPKLMDLADQLSIQEGVARARKQDVIFALLKVLTRHGEGVAADGVLEILPDGFGFLRAAEASYLAGPDDTYISPSQIRRFNLRTGDHLSGRIRFPKDGERYFALSVVDSINGEPLEASKNKVLFENLTPLFPRRKFKLERADGSTEDITGRILDLMAPQGKGQRALIVSPPKAGKTMMMQQVATAITHNHPDVHLIVLLVDERPEEVTEMQRTVRGEVVSSTFDEPAARHVQVAEMVIERAKRLVEHKKDVVILLDSITRLARAYNNVVPSSGKVLSGGVDANALHRPKRFFGAARNVEEGGSLTIIATALIDTGSKMDEVIYEEFKGTGNSEVHLNRRIAEKRVYPAIDINRSGTRREDLLIEPELLQKIWILRKLLHGMDEIGAMEFLLDKMKTTKSNDEFFSSMKR; encoded by the coding sequence GTGCGTAAACCGCGCGCCAGCAAAACCGCCGACGCCGCTCCGGCCGTCGTGAGCGATGCCAGCCCACTGATTCCGGCCAAACCGGCCCCCGTCGCGCCAGCGCCTGTCGTGCCCGCGCCGGCCAAACCCGCACCCGCCGCCCCGGCTCCGGCCGCCGCCGCACCCGAATCCTCCAGCGCGCCCGTCGCGCCCAAAGCCCCTGCTCCGGCCGCGCATGCCGGCGGCGACTCCGCTCCGGCCGCCTCCGGCGCCAGCGATTCGTCCGCCTCGCACGGCCAGGACGGCAACGGCGGCCAGCAAGGCCAAAACCAGCAGGGCCAGCAGCGCGACGGCGCCTACGACGCCAACCGCGGCGGCAACAACCGCCGCGACCGCTTCCGCAACCGCCGCGACCGCGATCGCAATGGCGGTGGTGGCGGTGGCGGTGGTGGCGGCAACAATCGTCCGCAGCAGCGCGGCGGCAATGACGATTTCGACAACGGCGAGAACTTCGTCCCGCGTCCGCACCCGCAGGTGCCCGAGGGCTTCCCGCAGTACTCGCTGGGCGACCTCAAGCGCATGCCCGCGCCGAAGCTGATGGATCTGGCCGACCAGCTGAGCATCCAGGAAGGCGTCGCCCGCGCGCGCAAGCAGGACGTGATCTTCGCCCTGCTGAAAGTGCTGACCCGCCACGGCGAAGGCGTCGCCGCCGACGGCGTGCTGGAAATCCTGCCCGACGGCTTCGGCTTCCTGCGCGCGGCCGAGGCGAGCTACCTCGCCGGCCCGGACGACACCTACATCTCGCCCAGCCAGATCCGCCGCTTCAACCTGCGCACCGGCGATCATCTGTCCGGCCGCATCCGCTTCCCGAAGGACGGCGAACGCTACTTCGCCCTGTCGGTCGTCGACAGCATCAACGGCGAGCCGCTGGAAGCGTCGAAGAACAAGGTCCTGTTCGAGAACCTGACCCCGCTGTTCCCGCGCCGCAAGTTCAAGCTTGAGCGCGCCGACGGTTCGACCGAAGACATCACCGGCCGCATCCTCGACCTGATGGCGCCGCAAGGCAAAGGCCAGCGCGCGCTGATCGTCTCGCCGCCCAAGGCCGGCAAGACGATGATGATGCAGCAGGTCGCCACCGCGATCACCCACAATCATCCCGACGTGCACCTGATCGTGCTGCTGGTCGACGAGCGTCCGGAAGAAGTGACCGAAATGCAGCGCACCGTGCGCGGCGAAGTGGTCTCCTCGACCTTCGACGAACCGGCCGCGCGCCACGTGCAGGTCGCCGAGATGGTGATCGAGCGCGCCAAGCGCCTGGTCGAACACAAGAAGGACGTGGTGATCCTGCTCGACTCGATCACCCGCCTGGCCCGCGCCTACAACAACGTCGTGCCGAGTTCGGGCAAGGTGCTGTCGGGCGGCGTCGACGCCAACGCCCTGCACCGTCCGAAGCGGTTCTTCGGCGCCGCGCGCAACGTCGAGGAAGGCGGTTCGCTGACGATCATCGCCACGGCCCTGATCGACACCGGCAGCAAGATGGACGAGGTGATCTACGAAGAGTTCAAGGGCACCGGCAACTCGGAAGTCCACTTGAACCGTCGTATCGCCGAGAAGCGCGTGTACCCGGCGATCGACATCAACCGTTCGGGCACCCGTCGCGAAGATTTGCTGATCGAGCCCGAACTGCTGCAGAAGATCTGGATCTTGCGCAAGCTGCTGCACGGCATGGACGAAATCGGCGCGATGGAGTTCCTGCTCGACAAGATGAAGACCACCAAGTCGAACGACGAGTTCTTCAGTTCGATGAAGCGCTGA
- a CDS encoding helix-turn-helix domain-containing protein, with amino-acid sequence MTSQQPTIGGLLRSLRARNQWTLKQMSHHSGIPLSTLSKIEHDRLSLTYDKLLQLSQRLDISMSELFAETPTPPRRTVTARRSIGRIRDAMRVTGKNYDSYYLCSELRRKRMTPVISHIRARNLKEFGGFVRRSGEEFVYVLEGAVALHTEYYDTTVLQTGEGSYIDSNMGQAYVLAEGCDAATVLAVCSSDDNEELLASLMASQDEA; translated from the coding sequence ATGACGTCGCAACAACCGACCATCGGCGGCCTGCTGCGCTCGCTGCGCGCCCGCAACCAGTGGACGTTGAAACAGATGAGCCACCACTCGGGAATCCCGCTGTCGACCCTGTCCAAGATCGAGCACGACCGGCTGTCGCTCACCTACGACAAGCTGCTGCAACTGAGCCAGCGGCTGGACATCAGCATGTCCGAGCTGTTCGCCGAAACCCCCACGCCGCCACGCCGCACGGTCACCGCCCGCCGCAGCATCGGCCGCATCCGCGACGCGATGCGGGTGACCGGGAAGAACTACGACTCCTATTACCTGTGCTCGGAACTGCGGCGCAAACGCATGACGCCGGTGATCAGCCACATCCGCGCGCGCAACCTCAAGGAATTCGGCGGCTTCGTGCGCCGCTCGGGCGAGGAGTTCGTGTACGTGCTCGAAGGCGCGGTCGCCTTGCACACCGAGTACTACGACACCACGGTGCTGCAGACCGGCGAAGGCAGCTACATCGACTCGAACATGGGCCAGGCCTATGTGCTGGCCGAGGGCTGCGACGCGGCCACGGTGCTGGCGGTGTGCTCGTCGGACGACAACGAGGAACTGCTGGCGTCGTTGATGGCCAGTCAGGACGAAGCCTGA
- a CDS encoding energy transducer TonB — MIHHRMWNCVAMGLAMALVFAPSAFAAGKGPGAVRKQAEMSMVVTGQVRIAADGRVEGVRIDRESEIPTAVADLIRQNVPQWRFEPLASPGAVVDADTPMNLRVVARRLYEQAGEAFELRVGSAHFGRDEPSHLPRQAQMRPPAYPEQAARSNVSGLVYVVARIGRDGRVEDAFAEQVNLHAVGSETQMKRFREQLARSTLATARQWQFAPPTQGPYAGEASWLVRVPVAYQLERDRPTAYGQWDIYIPGPRQRAPWVDADRDTTAGVDAFGDERLQSVGRGRRLLTPIDRNG; from the coding sequence ATGATCCATCACAGGATGTGGAATTGCGTTGCGATGGGGCTGGCGATGGCGTTGGTGTTCGCGCCGTCGGCGTTCGCGGCCGGCAAGGGCCCCGGCGCGGTGCGCAAGCAGGCCGAAATGAGCATGGTGGTGACCGGCCAGGTCCGCATCGCCGCCGACGGTCGGGTCGAGGGCGTTCGGATCGATCGCGAAAGCGAGATCCCCACGGCGGTTGCCGACCTGATCCGGCAGAACGTTCCGCAATGGCGGTTCGAGCCGCTCGCATCGCCTGGCGCTGTGGTTGATGCCGATACGCCGATGAACCTGCGCGTGGTCGCGCGCCGGCTGTACGAGCAGGCCGGCGAGGCCTTTGAGCTGCGCGTGGGCAGCGCCCATTTCGGCCGCGACGAGCCCTCGCATCTGCCCCGTCAGGCGCAGATGCGGCCGCCGGCGTATCCGGAGCAGGCCGCGCGCTCCAACGTGTCGGGCCTGGTCTACGTGGTGGCGCGGATCGGCCGCGACGGTCGGGTCGAAGACGCCTTCGCCGAACAGGTCAATCTCCATGCGGTCGGCAGCGAAACCCAGATGAAGCGGTTCCGCGAACAACTGGCCCGGTCCACGCTGGCCACCGCCCGGCAGTGGCAGTTCGCGCCGCCGACCCAGGGCCCGTATGCCGGCGAAGCGTCCTGGCTGGTCCGGGTGCCGGTGGCCTATCAGCTCGAGCGCGACAGACCGACGGCTTACGGGCAATGGGATATCTACATCCCCGGCCCGCGCCAGCGCGCGCCGTGGGTCGACGCCGATCGCGATACGACCGCCGGCGTCGATGCCTTCGGCGACGAGCGCCTGCAATCGGTCGGTCGGGGCCGGCGCCTGCTCACGCCGATCGACCGCAACGGCTGA
- a CDS encoding XVIPCD domain-containing protein, translated as MNAAVDSILDAHLPRSDAAAQPRHYAGQGAAQEHAQTYTALLPADAEWSRDTVLRAFVADALQRNGQVVDEDTLEATIASASAPGGALADVDLTWKLHPGETRADGRAAPPFHGYEVELPANAQNALVEYSKTWSAERDAKGPAPVDEHLRELKQLAVNGGHGDITQTLEALDAAIKSGNAAHLNGQPLDAAAMAAVLEFANRTGREREAAKILERYSAIKDVAHDVRDIGQNAGRVFNGRDPLTGMPLTTNQRVDSAFDLLNGGFKTVGNIGNIATMFGARNAGLVGGLIGIAPIGIAVVAFAAGAFELIKHAREALLKPRWDEFRERFPFGEGLEPKQAINGVMRNIAGMPTDGANALSTATRVLEGLGQNPETRERFLSFLKQKVHPESLVDALASGQGLDKLTTPQAVQLAQSAKGSAKEFLDLELNDVKRYVRDRDGERERGTYLLPPELRDAANRNTNKVGGTLEEGLRVAGILSSSANALNGQYRDMLDKVKGTEIPQNRLSEQQQKNLAAALVPAARDGGLTQVDHLLASKDGSKLFAVQGDLQSPARRMVALDVASASHQSVETSSQLAARHTAATETPTQQQATPGGRGF; from the coding sequence ATGAATGCAGCAGTCGATTCGATCCTGGACGCCCACCTGCCGCGCAGCGATGCCGCCGCCCAGCCGCGTCATTACGCCGGGCAAGGCGCCGCGCAGGAACACGCGCAAACCTACACCGCGCTGCTGCCCGCCGACGCCGAGTGGTCGCGCGACACCGTGCTGCGCGCGTTCGTCGCCGATGCGCTGCAACGCAACGGCCAGGTGGTCGACGAGGACACGCTCGAAGCGACCATCGCCTCGGCGTCCGCGCCCGGCGGCGCGCTGGCCGATGTCGACCTGACCTGGAAACTGCATCCAGGCGAAACCCGCGCCGACGGCCGCGCCGCGCCGCCGTTCCACGGCTACGAAGTGGAGCTGCCGGCGAACGCGCAGAACGCGCTGGTCGAATATTCCAAGACCTGGTCCGCGGAGCGCGATGCCAAGGGGCCGGCGCCGGTCGACGAGCACCTGCGCGAACTCAAGCAACTCGCGGTCAACGGCGGCCACGGCGACATCACCCAGACCCTGGAAGCGCTGGACGCGGCGATCAAGTCCGGCAACGCCGCCCATCTCAACGGCCAGCCGCTCGATGCGGCGGCGATGGCCGCGGTGCTGGAGTTCGCCAACCGCACCGGCCGCGAACGCGAAGCGGCGAAGATCCTCGAGCGCTACAGCGCGATCAAGGACGTGGCGCACGACGTCAGGGACATCGGCCAGAACGCCGGCCGCGTGTTCAACGGCCGCGACCCGCTGACCGGCATGCCGCTGACCACCAACCAGCGCGTGGATTCCGCGTTCGACCTGCTCAACGGCGGCTTCAAGACCGTCGGCAACATCGGCAACATCGCCACGATGTTCGGCGCGCGCAACGCCGGGCTGGTCGGCGGCCTGATCGGCATCGCGCCGATCGGCATCGCGGTGGTGGCGTTCGCCGCCGGCGCCTTCGAATTGATCAAGCACGCGCGCGAAGCGCTGCTCAAGCCGCGCTGGGACGAGTTCCGCGAGCGGTTCCCGTTCGGCGAGGGCCTGGAACCCAAGCAGGCGATCAACGGGGTGATGCGCAACATCGCCGGCATGCCGACCGATGGCGCCAACGCGTTGTCCACCGCCACGCGCGTGCTCGAAGGCCTGGGCCAGAACCCGGAAACGCGCGAGCGCTTCCTGTCCTTCCTCAAGCAGAAAGTGCATCCCGAATCGCTGGTCGACGCCTTGGCTTCGGGTCAGGGCCTGGACAAGCTGACCACGCCGCAGGCGGTGCAACTGGCGCAGTCGGCCAAGGGTTCGGCGAAGGAGTTCCTCGATCTGGAGCTCAACGACGTCAAGCGCTACGTGCGCGATCGCGATGGCGAGCGCGAGCGCGGCACCTACCTGCTGCCGCCGGAACTGCGCGATGCGGCCAACCGCAACACCAACAAGGTCGGCGGCACGCTCGAGGAAGGCCTGCGCGTGGCCGGCATTCTCAGCAGCAGCGCGAACGCCTTGAACGGCCAGTACCGCGACATGCTCGACAAGGTCAAAGGCACCGAGATCCCGCAGAACCGGCTCAGCGAGCAGCAGCAGAAGAACCTGGCCGCGGCGCTGGTCCCGGCCGCGCGCGACGGCGGCCTGACCCAGGTCGACCATCTGCTCGCGAGCAAGGACGGCAGCAAGCTGTTCGCGGTGCAGGGCGACCTGCAATCGCCGGCGCGGCGCATGGTGGCGCTCGATGTCGCCAGCGCTTCGCATCAGAGCGTGGAGACGAGCAGCCAGCTCGCCGCGCGCCACACCGCCGCGACCGAAACGCCGACGCAGCAGCAGGCGACGCCGGGCGGCCGCGGGTTCTGA
- a CDS encoding response regulator, with translation MHSQNLRHFDNTSPRVMVVDGSKLVRKLIADVLLRELPNARIVQCGSIIEARVALDHGEVDLVTTALVLPDGDGIALARAVREAATQAYVPVIVVSGDAQSHLEARRFTEDVTDYFDKSLGPSALAEFIRGYVQPQAIPGARVLYVEDSRVVAVATKRMLERHSLQVLHFIGVEEALEHLEAHRASGTQGGDAGADLVLTDVYLKGELGGKDLLARLRNDFAYGKRRLPVLVMTGDANRDNQSELLRAGANDLVLKPIEERLLVTKTLFQLRLARLSEPVAAVTA, from the coding sequence ATGCACAGCCAGAATCTTCGCCACTTCGATAACACCTCGCCCCGCGTGATGGTGGTCGACGGTTCCAAACTGGTCCGCAAGCTCATCGCCGATGTGTTGCTGCGCGAATTGCCCAACGCGCGCATCGTCCAGTGCGGCAGCATCATCGAGGCGCGGGTCGCGCTCGATCACGGCGAAGTCGATCTGGTCACCACCGCGCTGGTCCTGCCCGACGGCGACGGCATCGCACTCGCGCGCGCGGTGCGCGAGGCGGCCACCCAGGCCTACGTGCCGGTGATCGTGGTGTCCGGCGACGCCCAGTCGCACCTGGAAGCGCGCCGTTTCACCGAAGACGTCACCGACTATTTCGACAAATCGCTCGGCCCCAGCGCGCTGGCCGAATTCATCCGCGGCTACGTGCAGCCGCAGGCGATTCCGGGCGCGCGGGTGTTGTACGTCGAAGACAGCCGGGTGGTCGCGGTCGCGACCAAGCGCATGCTCGAACGCCATTCGCTGCAGGTGCTGCATTTCATCGGCGTGGAGGAAGCGCTGGAGCATCTGGAGGCGCACCGCGCCAGCGGCACGCAGGGCGGCGACGCCGGCGCCGATCTGGTGCTGACCGACGTGTATCTGAAGGGCGAGCTGGGCGGCAAGGACCTGCTCGCTCGGCTGCGCAACGACTTCGCCTACGGCAAGCGCCGTCTGCCGGTGCTGGTGATGACCGGCGACGCCAACCGCGACAACCAGAGCGAATTGCTGCGCGCCGGCGCCAACGACCTGGTGCTCAAGCCGATCGAGGAGCGTCTGCTGGTGACCAAGACCTTGTTCCAACTGCGTCTGGCGCGCCTGTCCGAACCGGTCGCGGCGGTGACCGCATGA
- the ftsX gene encoding permease-like cell division protein FtsX, with protein MSSVNPSGANSDPVAGADREIDIAIDAAPQSRFGAWLDHHLYSLVASLGRLLRKPWAALLTIGVMAVALALPLGLWAALNNVERFAGDVQRSRQISVFLKPEVKLDRARALAEELRARPQVGAVDLRTPEQGLADLREKSGLGDTLSAIEGNPLPSLLVVTPKGDELALAQSLEQLAEADQVQHDAGWRQRLDGWLRFGSRLAWVLAAMLGLGALLVVGNTVRLDIQSRRDEIGVLQLLGATDGFIRRPFLYLGACYGLAAGAVALALLTVADHSLREPLTALALSYGSHFQLQGFDLGPALAILTGAAALGWLGAGLVTGHYLRQTRAGQG; from the coding sequence ATGAGCAGCGTGAATCCTTCCGGGGCGAATTCAGATCCGGTTGCCGGCGCCGACCGCGAGATCGACATCGCGATCGATGCCGCGCCGCAGTCGCGTTTCGGCGCGTGGCTCGATCACCATCTCTACAGCCTGGTCGCCAGCCTCGGCCGCCTGCTGCGCAAGCCGTGGGCGGCGCTGCTGACCATCGGCGTGATGGCGGTCGCGCTGGCCCTGCCGCTGGGCCTGTGGGCGGCGTTGAACAACGTCGAACGCTTCGCCGGCGACGTCCAGCGCTCGCGCCAGATCAGCGTGTTCCTCAAGCCCGAGGTCAAGCTCGATCGTGCCCGCGCCCTGGCTGAGGAATTGCGCGCGCGGCCGCAGGTCGGCGCGGTCGATCTGCGCACGCCCGAACAAGGCCTGGCCGATCTGCGCGAGAAGAGCGGCCTGGGCGACACGCTGTCGGCGATCGAGGGCAACCCGCTGCCGAGTCTGCTGGTGGTGACGCCCAAGGGCGACGAACTGGCCCTGGCGCAATCGCTGGAGCAACTGGCCGAGGCCGATCAGGTCCAGCACGACGCCGGCTGGCGCCAGCGCCTGGACGGCTGGCTGCGGTTCGGCAGCCGCCTGGCCTGGGTACTCGCGGCGATGCTCGGCCTGGGCGCCTTGCTGGTGGTCGGCAACACCGTGCGCCTGGACATCCAGTCGCGGCGCGACGAAATCGGCGTGCTGCAATTGCTCGGCGCCACCGACGGCTTCATCCGCCGTCCGTTCCTGTACCTGGGCGCCTGCTACGGCCTGGCCGCCGGCGCGGTCGCGCTGGCCCTGCTGACCGTGGCCGACCACAGCCTGCGCGAGCCCTTGACCGCGCTGGCGCTCAGCTACGGCAGTCACTTCCAGTTGCAGGGCTTCGACCTGGGACCGGCGCTGGCGATCCTGACCGGCGCCGCCGCGCTGGGTTGGCTGGGCGCGGGGCTGGTGACCGGGCATTACTTGCGTCAAACCCGCGCCGGGCAGGGCTGA
- the trxA gene encoding thioredoxin, translated as MSEKVLHAGDSDFDATVLQSSEPVLVDFWAPWCGPCKAIGPIVEQLADQYQGKAKVVKVDVQEFPSLGVRYNVRSIPMLLMFKDGQVHSSQLGAPPNIKSLLTQMIDKAI; from the coding sequence GTGAGCGAAAAAGTTCTGCATGCTGGCGATTCCGACTTCGACGCCACCGTGCTGCAGTCGTCCGAACCCGTCCTGGTCGATTTCTGGGCCCCGTGGTGCGGCCCGTGCAAGGCGATCGGCCCGATCGTCGAGCAACTGGCCGACCAGTACCAGGGCAAGGCCAAGGTGGTGAAGGTCGACGTGCAGGAATTCCCCTCGCTGGGCGTTCGCTACAACGTGCGCAGCATTCCCATGCTGTTGATGTTCAAGGACGGCCAGGTCCATTCCAGCCAGCTGGGCGCGCCGCCGAACATCAAGTCGCTGCTCACCCAGATGATCGACAAGGCCATCTGA
- the ftsE gene encoding cell division ATP-binding protein FtsE, with the protein MTVLRFDNVSKRYSSGHEALSEVSFEVAPGEMLFVTGHSGAGKSTLLKLIHLSERPSRGAVLFGERNLLKVGGRRIALHRREVGVVFQDHRLLADRSVADNVALPLLLRGLRRADIGRRVRTTLEKVGLGARATALPGELSAGEQQRVGIARAIIGEPRLLVADEPTGNLDPTLSAEIMTLFQSLPERGTSVLVASHDLALVKRMRKRVLVLNHGRLVDDIAPEDLAE; encoded by the coding sequence ATGACCGTATTGCGCTTCGACAACGTCAGCAAACGCTACAGCAGCGGCCACGAGGCCTTGAGCGAAGTCAGCTTCGAGGTGGCCCCGGGCGAAATGCTGTTCGTGACCGGCCACTCCGGCGCGGGCAAGAGCACCTTGCTCAAGCTGATCCACCTCAGCGAGCGGCCCAGCCGCGGCGCGGTGCTGTTCGGCGAGCGCAATCTGCTCAAGGTCGGCGGGCGCCGCATCGCCCTGCACCGGCGCGAGGTCGGCGTGGTGTTCCAGGACCACCGCCTGCTCGCCGATCGCAGCGTCGCCGACAACGTGGCCCTGCCGCTGTTGCTGCGCGGCCTGCGCCGCGCCGACATCGGCCGGCGCGTGCGCACGACCCTGGAGAAAGTCGGCCTGGGCGCGCGCGCGACCGCGCTGCCGGGCGAGTTGTCGGCGGGCGAGCAGCAGCGGGTGGGGATTGCGCGGGCGATCATCGGCGAACCTCGCCTGTTGGTCGCCGACGAGCCCACCGGCAACCTCGACCCGACCCTGTCGGCCGAGATCATGACCTTGTTCCAGTCCTTGCCCGAGCGCGGCACCAGCGTGCTGGTCGCCAGCCACGATCTCGCGTTGGTCAAGCGCATGCGCAAGCGCGTGCTGGTGTTGAACCACGGCCGCCTGGTCGACGATATCGCGCCCGAGGACCTGGCCGAATGA